A stretch of DNA from Deltaproteobacteria bacterium:
TCCGTGTCCTTGTCCAGGATCTCCTGGATGTGCGCGTTGATCTTCTCCCTCTCCGACAGGAGGTCGTCGAGCTCCGCCTGTCCGCAGACCGACCGCAAGGTCGTCTGCGACAGCTGCGACGTCGCGTACAGGTAGTTCTCCACGCCGATGATCGCCCGGTTCGGGTCGATCACGCGGAAGTAGAGGACCGCGCTCACCTTCACGGAGACGTTGTCCCTCGTGATCACGTCCTGCGGGGGGACGTCCATCGCCACGACCCGCAGGTCCACCTTGACCATCTTGTCGATGGCCGGGATCAGCAGGATGAGGCCGGGCCCCTTCGACCCGATCACCCGTCCCAGCCGGAACACCACCCCCCGCTCGTATTCGTTCAGGATCTTGACGGCGCTGGACAGGAAGATCAGGACCAGTACCAGTGCGGCCGCGTACACGAACATTCGATGTTCCTCCTTGTGCCGCCCCGTTGCGTCCCCGGGACCGGCGATCCAATCGTTAGGTACTCAGGTTCCGGGCTCCGCCCTACGTCCACGCAATCGGGACTCCCGCTTCGGCGGAGTCGCCGCAGGAGGGGGGCGCAGTGAGGTAAAGCGCAGCCGTGCAGGTTCACCGCACGGCGAGCCACGAACGGAGCCCCCGCTCCGAGGCGACGCAGCCGAAATCTCCCGTTGCGTCCCCGGAGTCAGCGGTCTTCCTTCGGTTCGATGACGAGCGTCATCCCGTCGAGGGCCTTCACGGTCACGCGTTCCCCCTTGCGTACGGGGCGGTCGCACCGGGCGTCCCACAGCTCCCCGACGACGTGCACCTTTCCCTTCCCGTCGATGTCCGTGACCGCCTCCCCCGTCTTGCCGACCATCCCCTCCGGACCGGTGGACGGCTTGCGGAGCTGGCTGCGCACGGCCATGGAGATGACCACG
This window harbors:
- a CDS encoding slipin family protein, with product MFVYAAALVLVLIFLSSAVKILNEYERGVVFRLGRVIGSKGPGLILLIPAIDKMVKVDLRVVAMDVPPQDVITRDNVSVKVSAVLYFRVIDPNRAIIGVENYLYATSQLSQTTLRSVCGQAELDDLLSEREKINAHIQEILDKDTEPWGIKVAKVEIKHIDLPQEMQRAMAKQAEAERERRAKIIGSEGEYQAAQKLSDAAKIIAENPIALQLRYLQTLREVAAENNSTTIFPVPIDLLTPFMQMAKMVTPAPPKE